A window of Calditrichota bacterium genomic DNA:
CTCCAAATTGACCACCATGCCGTGGCGCAGGCCCTCACATGGGGCCGTGCCGACGCCGATGATGTGCACCCCACCGCCGTCATCCACTTCGGCGATGATGGCTGCCACTTTGGTTGTGCCAATGTCCAGGCCAGCTACGTATTCCATCCTCCGGCTCCTTTTTGCTGAGCGGAAGCTGATCTTGTCAAGTCGCTTTTTCCAATCTGGCCACTACCTGACCGTCCAAGCGCAGTTCCAGAAACTTGACGTTCGCCAGGCCCTGGCCGCTGTCCAAGTAGCGCAGCACTGTGGCCAGATAAGCCACTTTGCGTTTGACGTGTCCCCTGCCCAAAAGCACAGGCACTCCTCGGCCATCCAAATAGAGGACCGTGCCCAGCTCTGGGTCTATGGCCACCTGCCCGATGCGGCAGAAGAGCGCAGGGCTTGCCTCTCTGGCGCTGGCGAGGAATTCAAGGGCCTCCAGCACCTCGCCGGTCACCACCTGGTGGTGCTCCGGGTCGATAAGCGCCGCCGCGCAAGTGACCATGGGCAGGTCTTTCTTGCGCTCCGACACCTCGAGTGCAACAAGGCGCCCCTTCCGATCCACCGGGAAGCGAGTCGAATTGAGGAAAGCCAAGGGTGTTGCTTTCGCCAAACGGGCACTCCCAAGGTCGCCGATCGCGTTCAACGGAATGCCCATGCGGCCGCCGGTGGTGGAAATTGCGTCATCGGACGTTGTTTGGCTTGTGGGCTTTGCCATGGCTGCGCCTGTTGGAGAAGATTTGCCCCGGACTGGCACCGGAGACTCGCTTGGACCGGGCAAGAGCAAGAACCCCAGAAGCAGCGCCACACTCCATAAGCCCAATCCCAGCGGCGCGGCAATTGCCGGCCAGTTGCTCCTCCGTCGCACACGGGGAGCCAAGTAGTAACGTCGGTAATGTCGCCTGTTCACCATGCCACCTCTATTCACTCACGCGGCTTTGGCAGTGGCGGCTCGCACACGACTCACTCTCAACCACCGACTGCAGGGCCCACTCCGAAGGAAGTCGCACCCTTCCTACCCTACACTCTCACCCTTTGGGCTCTGCGTCGCCAGGACGCGCGTCGGAACGAGCCGCCAGCGCCAAAGTCGCCTGTACTATTCGCGCCGCTGCATCGGGCCGCGCCAACTCGGCCATCTGTATTCCCATCCGCTTCAACCCAACCTCATCGTCCAGCAGCGGCGTTAGTTCCACAACACAACGTTCTGCGGTAAAGTCACCGTCCAACACTACCCGTGCCGCGCCATGCTGCGCCAAAGTGCGCGCGTTCCATTCCTGGTGTTGCGCCGCAGCAAACGGGTACGGCACCAGCAGGGCGGGCAGTCCAAAAAGCTGCAGCTCGGCCAAGGTGATGGCGCCCGCACGACACACGGCAAGGTCGCTCGCCCGGTAGGCCGTGTACATCTCATCGATGTAGGCACGCACGAGCACGCGGTCACCGAAGCGGGCGGCAGCTTCCTTCACCCTGGCAAAGTCGGCATTGCCCGTTCCCCAGATCAGCTGTACGTCAGGCCTGGCCATGAGGGCCGGCAATGCGCCCAAGAACGCCTCATTTATCCGCCGTGCCCCTTGGCTGCCGCCAAACACCAGCACCGTCCTCCTGCGGGTGTCCAGTCCCAGCTGCGCGCGGGCTTGCTCCTGTGTGAGCTCCGGTGGCCTTCTCCGCACCGGGTTGCCAGAAAGCCGCACCTTGTCCGGGTTGCGAAAGAACGGAATCGACTCCTGGTAGCTCACGTGCACCTCG
This region includes:
- the murG gene encoding undecaprenyldiphospho-muramoylpentapeptide beta-N-acetylglucosaminyltransferase; the protein is MADKSSRQASRVFVFAGGGTGGHLYPAIALAEELRRQAPDAQVVFVGTPRGLEATVLPRLGWPLHMIAVRGMRRRLAPSNLLVPIRAAASLAQSVALLRRLRPAAVVGTGGYVSGPVVVAAWLLGLPRLIQEQNVRPGATTLLLARIVHEVHVSYQESIPFFRNPDKVRLSGNPVRRRPPELTQEQARAQLGLDTRRRTVLVFGGSQGARRINEAFLGALPALMARPDVQLIWGTGNADFARVKEAAARFGDRVLVRAYIDEMYTAYRASDLAVCRAGAITLAELQLFGLPALLVPYPFAAAQHQEWNARTLAQHGAARVVLDGDFTAERCVVELTPLLDDEVGLKRMGIQMAELARPDAAARIVQATLALAARSDARPGDAEPKG
- a CDS encoding cell division protein FtsQ, whose protein sequence is MAKPTSQTTSDDAISTTGGRMGIPLNAIGDLGSARLAKATPLAFLNSTRFPVDRKGRLVALEVSERKKDLPMVTCAAALIDPEHHQVVTGEVLEALEFLASAREASPALFCRIGQVAIDPELGTVLYLDGRGVPVLLGRGHVKRKVAYLATVLRYLDSGQGLANVKFLELRLDGQVVARLEKAT